In a single window of the Streptomyces sp. HUAS ZL42 genome:
- a CDS encoding copper chaperone PCu(A)C, giving the protein MRHLVVPAAVLSAALLLAGCGSDDGGPDLSVGSAYMPQPVSDTMAAGFLTIANKGGTKDELTSVTSDVAGSVTVHETVGSSMEEVESLDVPAHGQLVFKSGGSHLMFEKLKRKPKQGEDVIVTLHFAESGAVKVEMPVKPATYNPTTGH; this is encoded by the coding sequence GTGAGGCATCTCGTCGTGCCTGCCGCGGTGCTGAGCGCAGCCCTCCTCCTCGCGGGCTGCGGCTCGGACGACGGCGGTCCCGACCTGTCCGTGGGCTCCGCCTACATGCCGCAACCGGTCTCCGACACCATGGCCGCGGGCTTTCTGACCATCGCCAACAAGGGCGGTACCAAGGACGAGTTGACCTCCGTCACCAGTGACGTCGCCGGCAGCGTCACCGTCCACGAGACCGTCGGGTCGTCGATGGAGGAGGTCGAGTCCCTCGATGTACCCGCACACGGTCAACTGGTGTTCAAGAGCGGGGGCAGCCACCTGATGTTCGAGAAGCTGAAGCGGAAGCCGAAGCAGGGCGAGGACGTGATCGTTACGCTGCACTTCGCCGAGTCCGGTGCCGTGAAGGTGGAGATGCCGGTGAAACCGGCGACGTACAACCCGACGACCGGGCACTGA
- a CDS encoding SCO family protein gives MRKKTFAVAALFAAATLALSACGSGGDSNSPVAAVSEETSQKAAIVLDQPFEKPDLVLTDTQGKKYDLPKETAGHPTLVYFGYTNCPDVCPLTMNNIAVAKKQLSRADQDELRVVFVTTDPDRDTPAALGKWLKGIDPQVVGLTGDFATIQAGARTLGITIEPPHKDKNGKMVSTHGTQVVVFSPKTDGGYLLYTEEATVDDYIKDLPKIIKGENP, from the coding sequence ATGCGCAAGAAGACGTTCGCCGTGGCCGCACTGTTCGCCGCCGCCACCCTCGCTCTGTCCGCCTGCGGCAGTGGGGGGGACAGCAACAGCCCCGTCGCCGCCGTCTCCGAGGAGACCTCGCAGAAGGCCGCGATCGTTCTCGACCAGCCCTTCGAGAAGCCGGACCTGGTCCTCACCGACACGCAGGGCAAGAAGTACGACCTCCCGAAGGAGACCGCGGGCCACCCGACGCTGGTCTACTTCGGATACACCAACTGCCCCGACGTCTGCCCCCTGACGATGAACAACATCGCCGTCGCCAAGAAGCAGCTGTCCAGGGCCGACCAGGACGAGCTACGCGTCGTGTTCGTCACCACCGACCCGGACCGGGACACCCCGGCCGCGCTCGGCAAGTGGCTCAAGGGCATCGACCCGCAGGTTGTCGGGCTGACCGGCGACTTCGCCACCATCCAGGCGGGCGCCCGCACCCTGGGCATCACCATCGAGCCGCCGCACAAGGACAAGAACGGAAAGATGGTCTCGACGCACGGCACGCAGGTCGTCGTCTTCTCGCCGAAGACGGACGGGGGCTACCTCCTCTACACCGAGGAGGCCACCGTCGACGACTACATCAAGGACCTCCCCAAGATCATCAAGGGAGAGAACCCGTGA
- a CDS encoding YcnI family protein — MKASHIAAAAAVAGSAVLVLSSPAFAHVTVAAEGTAAKGGYAVVDFKVPNERDNASTTKLEVTFPTDHPVASVMPEPITGWKIEVTKSKPAKPLELHGEKISEAVSKVTWTATGKGVEPGYFQKFPVSVGPLPEDADELVFKAIQTYSNNEVVRWIEVQEDGAKEPENPAPVLALSAASEDGHSHGSTTAADASDESDDAKAAASTTEAAADSDSGDTTARVLGVVGIVVGAAGVAYGVTAGRRRTDA; from the coding sequence ATGAAGGCTTCTCATATCGCCGCCGCCGCTGCCGTCGCCGGCTCGGCCGTCCTCGTCCTGTCCTCCCCCGCCTTCGCGCACGTCACCGTGGCCGCGGAGGGGACGGCCGCCAAGGGCGGTTACGCGGTCGTCGACTTCAAGGTCCCCAACGAGCGCGACAACGCCTCGACGACCAAGCTCGAGGTGACCTTCCCGACCGACCACCCGGTCGCCTCGGTGATGCCGGAGCCGATCACCGGCTGGAAGATCGAGGTCACCAAGTCGAAGCCGGCCAAGCCGCTCGAGCTGCACGGCGAGAAGATCTCCGAGGCCGTCTCCAAGGTCACCTGGACCGCCACCGGCAAGGGCGTCGAGCCCGGCTACTTCCAGAAGTTCCCGGTCTCGGTCGGCCCCCTGCCCGAGGACGCCGACGAACTGGTCTTCAAGGCGATCCAGACGTACTCCAACAACGAGGTCGTGCGCTGGATCGAGGTCCAGGAGGACGGTGCGAAGGAGCCGGAGAACCCCGCCCCGGTCCTCGCACTGTCCGCCGCCTCCGAGGACGGGCACTCCCACGGCTCGACGACCGCCGCGGACGCCTCCGACGAGTCGGACGACGCCAAGGCCGCCGCGTCGACCACGGAGGCCGCCGCCGATTCCGACAGCGGTGACACCACCGCCCGCGTTCTCGGCGTGGTGGGCATCGTCGTCGGTGCGGCGGGCGTTGCCTACGGCGTGACCGCCGGCCGGCGACGCACCGACGCCTGA
- a CDS encoding ATP-binding protein — translation MSIWWSLHLRREAASVPLARRLLLGTMETAGVDPDVSYDLSVALSEACANAVEHGGDTALGGYSEAYRVTAYLDGEKCRIEVADAGPGFTGGDRIARPVYGEAEHGRGLYLIQELADHVHIGNKPGRGGAVVAFDKILKWRKDAPLMAV, via the coding sequence ATGAGCATCTGGTGGTCACTCCATCTGCGGCGCGAAGCTGCGAGCGTTCCCCTCGCCCGGCGCCTGCTGCTCGGCACGATGGAGACGGCGGGGGTCGATCCCGATGTCTCCTACGACCTGTCGGTCGCCCTCAGCGAAGCCTGTGCCAACGCCGTCGAGCACGGCGGGGACACCGCGCTCGGCGGTTACTCGGAGGCCTACCGCGTGACCGCCTACCTCGACGGCGAGAAGTGCCGCATCGAAGTCGCCGACGCGGGCCCGGGTTTCACGGGCGGCGACCGGATCGCCCGCCCCGTGTACGGCGAGGCGGAGCACGGCAGGGGGCTGTATCTCATCCAGGAACTCGCCGACCACGTCCACATCGGCAACAAGCCGGGACGTGGCGGCGCGGTGGTGGCCTTCGACAAGATCCTGAAGTGGCGGAAGGACGCGCCGCTGATGGCGGTGTAG